Proteins from a genomic interval of Maniola jurtina chromosome 8, ilManJurt1.1, whole genome shotgun sequence:
- the LOC123867788 gene encoding uncharacterized protein LOC123867788 isoform X1 — protein MEINIAFREMNYKYFVYIILLHRNLTIVHATEDTETFKMSDRVFTCSKWLSSVIENFCNNVYKIVKRDTSAMLDKLSPKDLMRKQRHIAKERWRRVRRQVATECCERPCTVGTIIMYCPDDAKLLRENPDIFN, from the exons ATGGAAATAAATATAGCATTTAGAGAAatgaattataaatatttt gtGTACATAATTTTGTTGCATAGAAATTTAACGATTGTGCATGCAACGGAAGATACGGAAACTTTCAAAATGAGCGATAGAGTTTTCACATGTAGCAAATGGCTATCTTCAGTTATAGAAAACTTCTGCAACAACGTTTATAAAATTGTGAAAAGAGACACTTCAGCCATGCTAG ATAAGCTGTCACCGAAGGATTTAATGAGAAAACAAAGACATATCGCTAAGGAGAGATGGCGACGAGTCAGACGACAAGTGGCGACCGAGTGTTGCGAGCGACCCTGCACAGTTGGAACCATTATCATGTACTGTCCTGATGATGCGAAATTGTTAAGGGAAAACCCCGATATATTTAATTAA
- the LOC123867788 gene encoding uncharacterized protein LOC123867788 isoform X2 has product MVYIILLHRNLTIVHATEDTETFKMSDRVFTCSKWLSSVIENFCNNVYKIVKRDTSAMLDKLSPKDLMRKQRHIAKERWRRVRRQVATECCERPCTVGTIIMYCPDDAKLLRENPDIFN; this is encoded by the exons gtGTACATAATTTTGTTGCATAGAAATTTAACGATTGTGCATGCAACGGAAGATACGGAAACTTTCAAAATGAGCGATAGAGTTTTCACATGTAGCAAATGGCTATCTTCAGTTATAGAAAACTTCTGCAACAACGTTTATAAAATTGTGAAAAGAGACACTTCAGCCATGCTAG ATAAGCTGTCACCGAAGGATTTAATGAGAAAACAAAGACATATCGCTAAGGAGAGATGGCGACGAGTCAGACGACAAGTGGCGACCGAGTGTTGCGAGCGACCCTGCACAGTTGGAACCATTATCATGTACTGTCCTGATGATGCGAAATTGTTAAGGGAAAACCCCGATATATTTAATTAA